Proteins from a single region of Stutzerimonas stutzeri:
- a CDS encoding NUDIX hydrolase produces MWLFTKFGFFSVVKKGTNDDLTIRSRTRSDLDRLRNHYLPSLSASRAHEGTDYPWRATASASALAEAMSAIAQDIDYANFKDEVAFSLGKDRAKRYGRVWSALYDMSDDFSEPHQEGFEGLPWQQSASTGKAVAYGGVVIDPNGYPLMREVKNHFDGYVWTFAKGRQDKGESPRQTAQREVREEMGIDATILSAIPGEFAGGTTINRFFLMLTDRGTPDLTFGNRETERLIWATAEEAKRLIAQSTNTKGRQRDLAILQAALALLPAEPPLKRAMARRTDWQSKAAAKTECNT; encoded by the coding sequence ATGTGGCTGTTTACCAAATTCGGTTTCTTTTCCGTTGTAAAGAAAGGCACCAACGATGACCTGACCATTCGCAGCCGCACACGCAGCGACCTGGACCGTCTTCGCAATCACTATCTGCCTTCGCTCTCTGCCTCCCGAGCCCATGAGGGCACTGACTACCCCTGGCGAGCCACGGCGTCTGCTTCCGCCCTGGCGGAGGCGATGAGCGCCATTGCGCAGGACATTGACTATGCGAATTTCAAAGACGAAGTAGCGTTTAGCCTTGGGAAAGATCGTGCCAAACGCTACGGCAGAGTCTGGTCGGCGCTCTACGATATGTCGGATGATTTCAGCGAACCCCATCAGGAAGGCTTCGAGGGCCTCCCCTGGCAACAAAGCGCCAGCACCGGTAAAGCCGTGGCCTACGGCGGCGTGGTGATCGATCCCAATGGCTACCCGCTGATGCGCGAGGTGAAAAACCACTTCGATGGCTATGTGTGGACATTTGCCAAGGGCCGCCAGGATAAAGGGGAAAGCCCAAGGCAGACCGCACAGCGCGAAGTCCGCGAAGAGATGGGCATAGACGCCACCATTCTCTCAGCTATACCCGGCGAATTTGCTGGCGGCACCACAATCAACCGTTTCTTCCTAATGCTGACGGACCGTGGAACACCAGACCTCACCTTTGGGAATCGGGAGACTGAGCGCCTGATCTGGGCAACTGCAGAGGAAGCCAAGCGACTGATCGCGCAATCAACCAACACTAAAGGGCGACAGCGTGACCTTGCCATTCTTCAAGCTGCGCTGGCCCTTCTGCCTGCCGAACCTCCACTTAAACGTGCTATGGCTCGCCGCACCGACTGGCAAAGCAAGGCGGCGGCAAAAACTGAGTGCAACACCTGA
- a CDS encoding IS30-like element ISPsp7 family transposase, giving the protein MSYTELSVEERATIQIGRTQGFSLRRIACLINRSPSTISRELRRNRGACGGYSARLAQQQMQARRQVCRPMRKLLPGSERFELVTHMLRERLSPEQIAGKLRSMNIPNLRDAYVCRETIYNAIYALPVGELRKELIICLRQGKTTRRPRSGGVDRRGQIPEMVSIHVRPPEIEDRLMPGHWEGDLIKGKANASSVGTLVERTSGYLMLVKMNDATATSALEGFSAALNSMPLEMRKSMTYDQGREMARHAEITQRTGVAIYFCDPHSPWQRGSNENINGLIRQYLPKGTDLSVHSQEKLDAIALQLNMRPRKRFDFKCPIEVMGEVMQNSMAMRHDAPASIQ; this is encoded by the coding sequence ATGTCTTATACCGAACTCAGCGTTGAAGAGCGCGCCACCATTCAAATCGGTCGTACCCAAGGCTTCAGCCTGCGCAGGATTGCCTGCTTGATCAACCGATCCCCTTCGACCATCAGCCGTGAGCTGCGCCGTAACCGAGGTGCTTGCGGTGGCTACTCGGCCCGCCTGGCCCAGCAGCAAATGCAGGCCCGCCGCCAGGTTTGTCGACCGATGCGAAAACTGTTGCCGGGTAGCGAGCGCTTCGAACTGGTGACCCATATGCTGCGTGAGCGTTTGTCTCCCGAGCAGATTGCCGGCAAGCTGCGCAGCATGAACATACCCAACCTGCGAGATGCCTACGTCTGTCGCGAGACGATCTACAACGCGATCTATGCCCTGCCAGTGGGTGAGCTGCGTAAGGAGCTGATCATCTGTCTGCGCCAAGGCAAGACGACGCGCCGGCCGCGCTCTGGTGGCGTGGATCGGCGCGGCCAGATCCCCGAGATGGTCAGTATTCATGTGCGCCCGCCGGAGATTGAAGACAGGCTGATGCCGGGGCATTGGGAAGGCGACCTCATCAAGGGTAAGGCCAACGCCTCGTCCGTCGGTACGCTGGTGGAACGCACCAGTGGCTACCTGATGTTGGTGAAGATGAACGACGCGACGGCGACTTCGGCACTGGAAGGCTTCAGCGCCGCGCTCAATAGCATGCCGCTGGAGATGCGCAAGAGCATGACTTACGACCAGGGCCGGGAGATGGCGCGACACGCCGAGATCACCCAAAGAACCGGCGTGGCGATCTACTTCTGCGACCCGCACAGCCCCTGGCAGCGCGGCAGCAACGAAAACATCAACGGCCTGATTCGCCAGTACTTGCCCAAGGGCACAGACCTGTCGGTACATAGCCAGGAGAAGCTGGACGCCATTGCGCTGCAACTGAACATGCGACCGCGCAAGCGCTTCGACTTCAAATGCCCCATCGAGGTGATGGGAGAGGTCATGCAAAATTCCATGGCAATGCGGCATGATGCTCCGGCTTCAATTCAATAA
- a CDS encoding inovirus Gp2 family protein, translating into MIDSALQQYSRVLAFRIDLRFPVGIILPGDHCTNKIIERFIKSLKAKISNNRKNARQENKYAHDSVVRFVWTREVGSNGKPHYHMAILLNFDAFNALGKFEAGRDNMFNRLEQAWASALGLSVEAVRGLVEIPANSAYCLRRNDPQSQADFFYRASYLCKVATKVYGNGQHGFDASRL; encoded by the coding sequence GTGATTGATAGTGCTCTTCAGCAGTACTCTAGGGTGTTGGCTTTTAGGATTGACCTGAGGTTTCCCGTTGGAATCATTCTCCCAGGTGACCATTGCACGAATAAGATAATAGAGCGCTTTATAAAGTCGCTCAAGGCGAAGATTTCCAATAATCGGAAAAATGCACGTCAAGAGAACAAATATGCACATGACAGCGTTGTGCGATTCGTATGGACGCGGGAAGTTGGGTCGAATGGAAAGCCACACTATCACATGGCTATTTTGCTGAATTTTGATGCGTTTAATGCCCTCGGTAAGTTTGAGGCAGGAAGGGACAACATGTTCAATCGTCTCGAACAGGCGTGGGCAAGTGCCTTGGGCTTATCAGTGGAGGCCGTCAGAGGGCTGGTGGAGATACCGGCCAATTCTGCCTACTGCCTACGTCGTAATGATCCGCAGAGTCAGGCTGATTTTTTCTATAGGGCCAGCTACCTCTGCAAGGTTGCTACCAAGGTCTACGGAAATGGCCAGCATGGTTTCGACGCAAGTAGGCTCTGA
- a CDS encoding AlpA family transcriptional regulator, whose translation MKVIRLQQVMEMTGLGRSTIYKYVSESWFPKPIPLGGRSVGWLEGEVSEWILERVAERDIQEVA comes from the coding sequence ATGAAAGTAATTCGATTGCAGCAGGTAATGGAGATGACCGGTCTCGGGCGCTCCACAATTTACAAGTATGTTTCCGAAAGTTGGTTTCCGAAGCCAATTCCCTTGGGAGGAAGAAGCGTGGGTTGGCTGGAGGGTGAGGTGTCTGAATGGATACTGGAGAGGGTGGCAGAGCGAGATATTCAAGAAGTTGCTTAA
- a CDS encoding tyrosine-type recombinase/integrase: MPLTDAKIRNTKAGDKPLKLTDGGGLYLEIRPTGTKLWRLRYRIDGKENVFAIGGYPEIGLADARDAREKAKPLIRQGIHPSHNRQAERLANSAANANTFEAVAREWIKKKAPSWTPYYLRQVERFMAADVFPFVGKLPIRNVSAAHLLEILNRIEGRGAATVALLVRQWSSAVFRYAVATLRADADPAAALKGAIQRPRVQHHKPLTRDQIAEFSKALEQYGGYRVTVIALRLMLLTFVRTVELRKAEWIEFDLDRAEWRIPGERMKMREPHIVPLSSQAVALLRELATHTGGRRQLFPNLRNPNECMTATTLNRALERMGFNGKDSIGFSAHGFRATASTMLNEMGYRADVIERQLAHAERNKVRASYNQAEYLDERRQMMQAWADDIDMNISKGRR; the protein is encoded by the coding sequence ATGCCTCTTACCGATGCCAAGATCCGCAACACTAAGGCTGGCGATAAACCCCTCAAGCTCACCGATGGTGGTGGGCTTTACCTGGAGATTCGCCCGACCGGTACCAAGCTATGGCGTTTGCGCTATCGCATAGACGGTAAGGAGAACGTGTTTGCAATTGGTGGCTATCCGGAGATCGGCCTGGCCGATGCGCGTGATGCGCGGGAAAAGGCCAAGCCGCTGATTCGTCAGGGCATCCATCCATCGCACAATCGGCAGGCTGAGCGACTGGCTAACAGCGCTGCCAATGCGAACACTTTCGAAGCGGTTGCCCGCGAGTGGATCAAGAAAAAAGCCCCAAGTTGGACGCCATACTACTTACGGCAGGTTGAGCGGTTCATGGCAGCCGACGTCTTCCCCTTTGTTGGGAAGTTGCCGATACGCAATGTTTCTGCTGCGCATTTGCTTGAGATCCTCAATCGAATTGAAGGGCGAGGGGCCGCCACAGTTGCCTTGCTCGTAAGGCAGTGGTCATCGGCAGTGTTTCGATATGCCGTCGCGACATTGCGTGCAGATGCCGACCCGGCTGCGGCTCTGAAGGGGGCTATCCAGCGTCCCAGGGTGCAGCACCACAAGCCGCTCACCCGTGATCAGATAGCGGAGTTCTCTAAGGCCTTGGAGCAATACGGTGGCTACAGAGTCACGGTAATCGCGCTACGTCTGATGCTGCTCACATTCGTTCGCACTGTAGAGCTGCGCAAGGCGGAGTGGATTGAATTCGACCTGGATCGTGCTGAATGGCGAATCCCGGGTGAGCGCATGAAGATGCGTGAGCCGCACATCGTTCCTCTATCGAGTCAGGCAGTCGCACTGCTCCGTGAGCTAGCCACCCATACGGGCGGTCGTCGCCAGCTTTTCCCGAACCTTCGCAATCCGAACGAATGCATGACGGCAACGACGCTGAACCGTGCGCTTGAGCGCATGGGATTCAATGGGAAGGACAGTATCGGTTTTTCGGCTCATGGCTTCCGCGCAACAGCTTCGACAATGCTGAACGAAATGGGATATCGCGCAGATGTTATCGAGCGTCAGTTGGCGCATGCCGAGAGAAACAAGGTGCGCGCAAGTTACAACCAGGCGGAATATCTGGATGAGCGACGCCAGATGATGCAGGCCTGGGCTGATGATATTGATATGAATATTTCAAAGGGGCGCCGTTGA
- the trpE gene encoding anthranilate synthase component I: MTREEFLRLAAEGHNRIPLSFETLADFDTPLSLYLKLADAPNSYLLESVQGGEKWGRYSIIGLPCRTVLRVQDHRISVATDGIETEACEVEDPLAFVESFQQRYRVAPVEGLPRFNGGLVGYFGYDSVRYVERKLGNCPNPDPLGTPDILLMVSDAVVVFDNLAGKLHCIVLVDPSQPDAYEAGQARLQALRAKLRQSITPRLGLDFEKSNGAEPTFRSSFSREDYEQAVNRIKDYILAGDCMQVVISQRMSIPFKAAPIDLYRALRCFNPTPYMYFFNFGDFHVVGSSPEVLVRVEEGLVTVRPIAGTRPRGANEEADLALEQDLLSDAKELAEHLMLIDLGRNDVGRVAETGTVRLTEKMVIERYSNVMHIVSNVTGQLKAPLTAMDALRAILPAGTLSGAPKIRAMEIIDELEPVKRGVYGGAVGYLAWNGNMDTAIAIRTAVIKDGELHVQAGAGIVADSQPALEWEETLNKRRAMFRAVALAERDQQEN; this comes from the coding sequence ATGACCCGCGAAGAATTCCTGCGTTTGGCCGCCGAAGGCCATAACCGCATCCCCCTGTCGTTCGAAACCCTTGCCGACTTCGACACGCCACTGTCGCTGTACCTGAAACTGGCCGATGCGCCAAACTCGTATCTGCTCGAATCCGTTCAGGGCGGCGAGAAGTGGGGGCGCTATTCGATCATTGGCTTGCCATGCCGCACCGTGCTGCGCGTGCAGGATCACCGCATCAGCGTGGCCACCGATGGCATCGAGACCGAGGCCTGTGAGGTCGAGGATCCGCTGGCCTTCGTCGAGTCCTTCCAGCAGCGCTACCGCGTCGCGCCGGTCGAAGGCCTGCCGCGCTTCAACGGCGGGCTGGTCGGCTATTTCGGCTACGACAGCGTGCGCTATGTCGAGCGCAAACTGGGCAATTGCCCCAACCCGGATCCGCTGGGCACACCGGATATCTTGCTGATGGTTTCCGACGCCGTGGTGGTATTCGACAACCTCGCCGGCAAGCTGCACTGCATCGTGCTGGTCGACCCGTCGCAGCCGGACGCCTACGAGGCGGGTCAGGCTCGCTTGCAGGCGTTGCGGGCGAAGCTGCGCCAGTCGATCACGCCGCGCCTGGGCCTGGATTTCGAAAAGAGCAATGGTGCCGAACCGACCTTCCGCTCCAGCTTCAGCCGCGAGGATTACGAGCAGGCGGTCAACCGCATCAAGGACTACATCCTCGCCGGCGACTGCATGCAGGTGGTGATTTCCCAGCGCATGTCGATCCCGTTCAAGGCCGCGCCGATCGATCTCTACCGCGCGCTGCGCTGCTTCAACCCGACGCCCTACATGTACTTCTTCAACTTCGGCGATTTCCACGTGGTGGGGTCGTCGCCGGAAGTGCTGGTGCGGGTCGAGGAAGGCCTGGTTACGGTCCGCCCCATCGCCGGCACGCGTCCACGCGGCGCCAACGAAGAAGCTGATCTGGCGTTGGAGCAGGACCTGCTCAGCGATGCCAAGGAGCTCGCCGAACACCTGATGCTGATCGACCTGGGCCGCAACGACGTCGGTCGTGTCGCCGAGACCGGCACGGTGCGGCTTACCGAGAAGATGGTCATCGAGCGCTATTCGAATGTCATGCACATCGTTTCCAACGTCACCGGCCAGCTCAAGGCGCCATTGACGGCGATGGATGCGCTGCGCGCGATCCTGCCGGCCGGCACGCTCTCAGGTGCACCGAAGATTCGCGCCATGGAAATCATCGACGAACTCGAGCCGGTCAAGCGTGGCGTCTACGGCGGCGCGGTCGGCTACCTCGCCTGGAACGGCAACATGGATACCGCTATCGCAATTCGTACCGCGGTGATCAAGGACGGCGAGCTGCACGTGCAGGCCGGTGCCGGCATCGTCGCCGACTCGCAGCCGGCACTCGAATGGGAAGAGACGCTGAACAAGCGCCGCGCCATGTTTCGTGCGGTGGCCCTGGCCGAACGCGACCAGCAGGAGAACTGA
- a CDS encoding phosphoglycolate phosphatase: MTRLEQLFDGMLPRLVMFDLDGTLMDSVPDLAAAVDKMLMLLGREPAGIERVRDWVGNGSRVLVRRALAGQLDHDGVSDELADEALALFMQAYSGGHELTTVYPGVRECLDWLREREVKLAIITNKPAQFIEPLLEEKGLAGYFDWLVGGDTLPQQKPDPAALFWVMDKAGVAPGESLFVGDSRNDVRAAKAATVRCVALTYGYNHGEPIADEQPALVLDDLRELVASAPGLR; this comes from the coding sequence ATGACTCGCCTGGAGCAACTGTTCGACGGCATGCTGCCACGGCTGGTGATGTTCGATCTGGACGGCACTCTGATGGACTCGGTACCGGACCTGGCCGCCGCAGTGGACAAGATGCTGATGCTGCTCGGTCGCGAGCCTGCCGGCATCGAGCGGGTACGCGACTGGGTCGGCAATGGCTCGCGCGTGCTGGTGCGTCGCGCATTGGCCGGGCAGCTGGACCATGACGGTGTAAGCGACGAGTTGGCCGACGAGGCGCTGGCGCTGTTCATGCAGGCCTACTCCGGCGGCCACGAGCTGACCACTGTCTATCCGGGCGTTCGTGAATGCCTGGACTGGCTGCGCGAGCGCGAGGTGAAGCTGGCGATCATCACCAACAAACCGGCGCAGTTCATCGAACCGCTGCTGGAGGAAAAGGGGCTGGCCGGTTACTTCGATTGGCTGGTCGGCGGCGATACCTTGCCGCAGCAGAAACCCGATCCGGCGGCGCTGTTCTGGGTCATGGACAAGGCGGGCGTTGCGCCCGGCGAATCGCTATTCGTTGGTGACTCGCGCAACGACGTACGGGCTGCCAAGGCCGCGACAGTACGCTGTGTCGCGCTTACCTACGGCTACAACCACGGCGAGCCCATCGCGGATGAGCAGCCGGCGCTGGTGCTCGACGACCTGCGCGAGCTGGTTGCTTCGGCTCCGGGCCTGCGCTAG
- the rpe gene encoding ribulose-phosphate 3-epimerase — translation MQPFAIAPSILSANFARLGEEVDNVLIAGADIVHFDVMDNHYVPNLTIGPMVCSALRKHGVTAPIDVHLMVEPVDRMIGDFLEAGASYITFHPEASKHIDRSLQLIKDGGAKAGLVFNPATPLDVLKYVMDKVDMVLLMSVNPGFGGQKFIPNTLDKLREARALIDASGREIRLEIDGGVNPKNIREIAAAGADTFVAGSAIFNQPDYKAVIDQMRAELALARP, via the coding sequence ATGCAGCCGTTCGCTATCGCCCCTTCCATTCTTTCCGCCAATTTCGCCCGCCTGGGCGAGGAAGTGGACAACGTGCTGATCGCCGGCGCCGACATCGTCCATTTCGATGTGATGGACAATCACTACGTCCCCAACCTGACCATCGGCCCGATGGTCTGCTCGGCCCTGCGCAAGCACGGCGTGACCGCGCCCATCGACGTACACCTGATGGTCGAGCCGGTGGATCGTATGATTGGCGACTTCCTCGAAGCCGGTGCCAGCTACATCACCTTTCACCCGGAAGCCTCCAAGCACATCGATCGCTCGCTGCAGCTGATCAAGGACGGCGGCGCCAAGGCCGGCCTGGTGTTCAACCCGGCCACGCCGCTGGACGTGCTCAAGTACGTCATGGACAAGGTCGACATGGTCTTGCTGATGAGCGTCAACCCGGGCTTCGGCGGACAGAAGTTCATTCCCAACACCCTCGACAAGCTGCGCGAAGCGCGTGCGCTGATCGATGCCAGTGGCCGCGAGATTCGCCTGGAGATCGATGGCGGGGTGAATCCGAAGAACATCCGCGAGATCGCCGCAGCCGGCGCCGACACCTTCGTCGCCGGCTCGGCCATCTTCAACCAGCCGGACTACAAGGCGGTGATCGACCAGATGCGCGCCGAGCTGGCGCTGGCCCGCCCATGA
- the gabT gene encoding 4-aminobutyrate--2-oxoglutarate transaminase has translation MSKTNESLMQRRVAAVPRGVGQIHPIFADHAKNSSVVDVEGREFIDFAGGIAVLNTGHLHPKIVKAVEEQLHKLTHTCFQVLAYEPYVELCEKINARVPGDFAKKTLLVTTGSEAVENAVKIARAATGRAGVIAFTGAYHGRTMMTLGLTGKVAPYSAGMGLMPGGIFRALYPCAIHGVSVDDSIASIERIFKNDAEPRDIAAIIIEPVQGEGGFNVAPKDFMARLRALCDEHGILLIADEVQTGAGRTGTFFAMEQMGVVADLTTFAKSVGGGFPIAGVCGKAEIMDAIAPGGLGGTYAGNPLSCAAALAVLEVFEEENLLDRCKAVAERLTTGLKAIQAKHKEIGEVRGLGAMIAIELFEDGDHARPAAALTSQIVARARDKGLILLSCGTYYNVLRVLVPLTAEDELLDRGLAIIGECFDELT, from the coding sequence ATGAGCAAGACCAATGAATCCCTGATGCAACGCCGTGTCGCCGCCGTCCCCCGTGGCGTCGGCCAGATCCATCCGATCTTTGCCGACCACGCCAAGAACAGCAGCGTAGTCGACGTCGAAGGCCGCGAGTTCATCGATTTTGCCGGTGGCATCGCCGTGCTGAATACCGGCCACCTGCACCCGAAGATCGTCAAGGCGGTGGAAGAGCAGCTGCACAAGCTCACCCATACCTGCTTCCAGGTGCTGGCCTACGAGCCCTATGTCGAGCTGTGCGAGAAGATCAATGCGCGGGTGCCGGGTGATTTCGCCAAGAAGACCCTGCTGGTCACCACCGGCTCCGAGGCCGTGGAAAACGCGGTGAAGATCGCCCGCGCCGCCACCGGCCGTGCCGGCGTGATCGCCTTCACCGGCGCCTATCATGGCCGCACCATGATGACGCTTGGCCTGACCGGCAAGGTCGCGCCTTATTCGGCGGGCATGGGCCTGATGCCCGGCGGTATCTTCCGTGCGCTGTACCCCTGCGCCATTCATGGCGTCAGCGTCGATGACTCGATCGCCAGCATCGAGCGCATCTTCAAGAACGACGCCGAGCCACGCGACATCGCGGCGATCATCATCGAGCCGGTGCAGGGCGAGGGCGGTTTCAACGTCGCACCGAAGGACTTCATGGCTCGCCTGCGCGCACTGTGTGACGAACACGGCATCCTGCTGATAGCCGACGAGGTGCAGACCGGTGCCGGGCGCACCGGCACCTTCTTCGCCATGGAGCAGATGGGCGTGGTCGCCGACCTGACCACCTTCGCCAAGTCTGTTGGCGGTGGTTTCCCGATTGCCGGCGTGTGCGGCAAAGCCGAGATCATGGATGCCATCGCCCCTGGCGGGCTGGGCGGCACCTACGCAGGCAATCCTCTTTCTTGCGCAGCCGCCCTGGCGGTATTGGAAGTCTTCGAGGAAGAGAATCTGCTCGACCGCTGCAAGGCGGTAGCCGAGAGGCTGACCACGGGCCTCAAGGCAATCCAGGCCAAGCACAAGGAGATCGGCGAGGTGCGCGGCCTCGGCGCGATGATCGCCATCGAGCTATTCGAAGACGGTGATCATGCGCGACCGGCTGCCGCCCTTACCTCGCAGATCGTTGCCCGTGCGCGGGACAAGGGACTGATCCTGCTGTCGTGTGGCACCTACTACAACGTGCTGAGGGTGTTGGTGCCTCTGACTGCCGAAGACGAACTGCTCGACCGTGGCCTGGCCATCATCGGTGAGTGCTTCGATGAGCTGACCTGA
- the gabD gene encoding NADP-dependent succinate-semialdehyde dehydrogenase: protein MQLGQPDLLRQTAYLNGEWCEADSGARTGIFNPATGELIGAVPNMGRDEARRAIEAAQAAQPAWRALTAKERAARLRRWYELMLENQEDLARIMTAEQGKPLAEARGEVAYAASFLEWFAEEGKRLYGDVIPAHAGDKRILVQKEPVGVTAAITPWNFPSAMITRKAGPALAAGCAMVLKPAPQTPFSALALAALAERAGIPAGLFSVITADAATSREVGAELCENPIVRKLSFTGSTAVGIKLMQQCAPTLKKLSLELGGNAPFIVFDDADLDAAVEGAMISKYRNAGQTCVCANRIYVQDGIYDAFVDKLSVAVARLKVGNGAEEGVTTGPLIDAAAVAKVQRHLQDALGRGATLLAGGKPHALGGNFFEPTLVGGVTSEMAVAREETFGPLAPLFRFSDEAEVIRQANDTEFGLAAYFYARDLSRVFRVAEALEYGMVGINTGVISTEVAPFGGMKASGLGREGSKYGLDEYVEIKYLCLGGI from the coding sequence CTGCAACTTGGGCAACCCGATCTGTTGCGCCAAACGGCCTATCTCAACGGTGAATGGTGCGAGGCCGACAGTGGCGCGCGCACCGGGATCTTCAACCCGGCCACCGGCGAGCTGATCGGCGCCGTGCCGAACATGGGCCGCGACGAGGCCCGCCGCGCCATCGAAGCCGCGCAGGCAGCCCAGCCGGCCTGGCGCGCGCTGACTGCGAAGGAGCGTGCCGCGCGCCTGCGGCGCTGGTACGAGCTGATGCTGGAGAATCAGGAAGACCTGGCGCGGATCATGACCGCCGAACAGGGCAAGCCGCTGGCCGAGGCGCGGGGTGAGGTGGCCTACGCCGCATCCTTCCTCGAGTGGTTCGCGGAGGAGGGCAAGCGCCTCTACGGCGACGTGATCCCGGCCCACGCTGGCGACAAGCGCATCCTGGTGCAGAAGGAGCCGGTCGGCGTCACCGCGGCGATCACGCCGTGGAATTTTCCCAGCGCCATGATCACCCGCAAGGCCGGCCCGGCGCTGGCGGCCGGTTGTGCCATGGTGCTCAAGCCAGCGCCGCAGACACCGTTCTCGGCGCTGGCACTGGCTGCATTGGCCGAGCGTGCGGGAATTCCGGCTGGGCTGTTTAGTGTGATTACCGCCGACGCCGCGACCTCCCGCGAGGTAGGCGCCGAGCTCTGCGAAAACCCAATCGTGCGCAAGCTCTCGTTCACCGGATCGACGGCGGTGGGCATCAAGCTGATGCAGCAGTGCGCGCCGACGCTGAAGAAGCTCTCGCTGGAGCTGGGCGGCAACGCACCCTTTATCGTCTTCGACGACGCCGATCTGGATGCGGCGGTGGAAGGCGCGATGATTTCCAAGTATCGCAACGCCGGGCAGACCTGCGTCTGTGCCAACCGCATCTACGTGCAGGACGGTATCTACGACGCCTTCGTCGACAAGCTTTCCGTTGCGGTGGCGCGGCTGAAGGTTGGCAACGGTGCGGAGGAGGGCGTCACCACTGGTCCGCTGATCGATGCCGCGGCCGTAGCCAAGGTCCAGCGCCATCTGCAGGACGCGCTGGGCAGGGGAGCTACTTTGCTGGCCGGAGGCAAACCGCATGCGCTGGGCGGCAACTTCTTCGAGCCGACGCTGGTGGGCGGTGTCACGTCCGAGATGGCTGTGGCGCGCGAGGAAACCTTCGGGCCGCTGGCGCCGCTGTTTCGCTTCAGCGACGAGGCTGAGGTGATCCGCCAGGCCAACGACACCGAGTTCGGCCTCGCCGCCTATTTCTACGCCCGCGACCTGAGCCGGGTGTTCCGTGTCGCCGAGGCGCTGGAGTACGGCATGGTCGGCATCAACACCGGGGTGATTTCCACCGAGGTGGCGCCGTTCGGCGGGATGAAGGCATCGGGCCTCGGCCGTGAAGGCTCGAAGTACGGCCTGGATGAATACGTGGAAATCAAATACCTGTGCCTGGGCGGCATCTGA
- a CDS encoding ABC transporter permease: MLSPYMSPVERAWYYALRILCALVLLFLIVPVLVIVPLSFNSGSFLVYPLQGFSLRWYEALFTSADWMRSLKNSMLIAPAATFLAVVLGTLAAVGLTRAEFRGKALLMTVLISPMVVPVVIIGVASYLFFAPLGMGNSYLSLILVHAVLGVPFVIITVSATLQGFNYNLVRAAASLGASPLTAFFRVTLPLIAPGVISGALFAFATSFDEVVVTLFLAGPEQITLPRQMFSGIRENLSPTIAAAATLLIGFSIALLLTLEWLRGRAEKLRTQQPA; this comes from the coding sequence ATGCTGAGCCCCTACATGTCGCCCGTCGAGCGGGCCTGGTACTACGCGCTGCGCATCCTCTGCGCGCTGGTGCTGCTGTTTCTGATCGTGCCGGTGCTGGTGATCGTGCCGCTGTCGTTCAACTCCGGCTCGTTCCTGGTCTATCCGCTGCAGGGCTTCTCGCTGCGCTGGTACGAGGCGCTGTTCACCTCGGCGGACTGGATGCGCTCGCTGAAGAACAGCATGCTCATCGCGCCCGCCGCGACCTTCCTCGCCGTGGTGCTCGGCACCCTGGCGGCGGTCGGCCTGACCCGCGCGGAATTTCGCGGCAAGGCGCTGCTGATGACGGTGCTGATCTCGCCGATGGTGGTGCCGGTGGTGATCATCGGTGTGGCCAGCTACCTGTTCTTTGCCCCGCTGGGTATGGGCAACAGCTACCTGTCGCTGATCCTTGTGCACGCGGTGCTCGGCGTGCCCTTCGTGATCATCACGGTGTCGGCAACGCTGCAGGGCTTCAACTACAACCTGGTGCGCGCCGCGGCGAGCCTTGGCGCCTCGCCGCTGACCGCGTTCTTCCGGGTGACCCTGCCGCTGATCGCGCCGGGGGTGATTTCCGGCGCGCTGTTCGCCTTCGCCACCTCGTTCGATGAAGTGGTGGTGACGCTGTTCCTCGCCGGCCCCGAGCAGATCACCCTGCCACGGCAGATGTTCAGCGGCATCCGCGAGAACCTCAGCCCGACCATCGCCGCCGCGGCGACGCTGCTGATCGGCTTCTCCATCGCCCTGCTGCTGACTCTGGAGTGGCTGCGTGGCCGCGCCGAGAAGCTGCGCACTCAACAACCTGCCTGA